The Lacipirellula parvula genome window below encodes:
- the uvrB gene encoding excinuclease ABC subunit UvrB: protein MQFQLESPFQPAGDQPAAIKALVQGLKDGQREQMLMGVTGSGKTFTMANVIQQVQRPALILSHNKTLAAQLYSEFKEFFPHNAVSYFVSYYDYYQPEAYIPQRDIYIEKDASINEEIDRMRLATTSSLVSRRDVIVIASVSCIYGLGSPEDYKQMMVGLSVGQTLDRDDVLARLVDIQYDRNDADPARGKFRVRGDCVEIWPSYEEFAYRIEFWGDEIERLSIINPVSGEAVSHLEQMYIYPAKHFVLPEERVHNAVDSIRKELSDRLEQFRSNGKMLEAQRLNARTRFDIEMMMEVGYCPGIENYSRPLSGKPPGSAPSTLFDFFPKDYLLFIDESHATIPQIGAMYAGDRSRKETLVEHGFRLPSALDNRPLKFDEWRERVDQAIYVSATPGKYELGQTGGEVIEQVVRPTGLLDPVIEVVPARGQVPHLLEEIRARVAIGERTLVTTLTKRLAEDLSNYLVEQGIACKWLHSELDAFERVEHLRDLREGRFEALVGVNLLREGLDLPEVSLVAILDADKEGFLRSETSLMQTIGRAARNVNAKVILYGDRMTNSMQRSIDETERRRKLQQEYNAANGITPETIKKAIHRGIESVAAAHAQANAAVGRTDETQYITAEYLAELEEEMLAAADALEFERAAAIRDRIEKMQGSIGESVDSVKIKEPKGRGRGGKGRVPRPKKNA, encoded by the coding sequence GTGCAGTTTCAACTCGAATCTCCGTTTCAACCAGCCGGCGACCAACCGGCGGCGATCAAAGCGCTGGTGCAGGGCCTGAAGGATGGCCAGCGCGAGCAAATGTTGATGGGCGTCACCGGCTCGGGCAAGACGTTCACGATGGCGAACGTCATTCAGCAAGTGCAGCGGCCGGCGCTCATCCTGTCGCACAACAAGACTCTCGCGGCGCAGCTTTACTCGGAGTTCAAAGAGTTCTTTCCGCACAACGCGGTGAGCTACTTCGTCAGCTACTACGATTACTACCAGCCGGAAGCCTACATTCCGCAGCGCGACATTTACATCGAGAAAGATGCGTCGATCAACGAAGAGATCGACCGCATGCGGTTGGCGACGACCAGTTCGCTGGTGAGTCGCCGTGACGTGATCGTCATCGCGAGCGTGTCGTGCATCTATGGCTTGGGCTCGCCGGAAGACTACAAGCAGATGATGGTCGGGCTGAGCGTGGGGCAAACGCTCGATCGCGACGACGTGCTCGCGCGGCTGGTCGATATTCAGTACGACCGCAACGACGCCGATCCGGCCCGCGGCAAATTTCGCGTCCGCGGCGATTGCGTCGAGATCTGGCCGTCGTATGAGGAGTTCGCCTACCGAATCGAGTTCTGGGGGGACGAAATCGAACGGCTGTCGATCATCAATCCGGTGAGCGGCGAGGCGGTAAGCCATCTGGAGCAGATGTATATCTACCCGGCCAAGCACTTCGTGCTGCCTGAAGAGCGGGTTCACAATGCGGTCGATTCGATTCGCAAGGAACTCTCTGATCGACTCGAACAGTTCCGCAGCAACGGCAAGATGCTTGAGGCACAACGGCTCAACGCGCGGACGCGGTTCGACATCGAGATGATGATGGAGGTGGGGTATTGCCCGGGGATCGAGAACTACAGTCGGCCGCTGAGCGGCAAGCCGCCGGGGTCGGCGCCTTCGACGCTGTTCGACTTCTTTCCGAAGGACTATTTGCTGTTCATCGACGAATCGCATGCAACGATCCCGCAGATCGGCGCGATGTACGCTGGTGATCGAAGCCGCAAGGAAACGCTGGTAGAGCATGGTTTCCGGCTGCCCAGCGCGCTCGACAATCGGCCGCTGAAGTTCGACGAGTGGCGAGAGCGGGTTGATCAGGCGATTTATGTTTCGGCGACGCCGGGCAAATACGAACTTGGGCAGACAGGCGGCGAGGTGATCGAGCAAGTCGTGCGGCCGACTGGGCTGCTCGACCCGGTGATCGAAGTCGTTCCCGCGCGAGGCCAGGTGCCGCACTTGCTGGAGGAGATTCGTGCTCGCGTCGCGATTGGCGAGCGGACGCTGGTGACGACGCTGACGAAGCGGCTCGCCGAAGACTTGTCGAACTACTTGGTCGAGCAAGGCATCGCTTGCAAGTGGCTGCATAGCGAGCTCGATGCGTTCGAGCGGGTGGAGCATTTGCGCGATCTGCGTGAAGGCCGCTTCGAGGCGCTGGTGGGCGTTAACTTGTTGCGGGAAGGCCTCGACTTGCCGGAAGTTTCGCTGGTGGCGATTCTCGACGCCGACAAGGAGGGCTTCCTCCGCAGCGAAACGTCGTTGATGCAGACGATCGGCCGCGCCGCTCGTAACGTCAACGCGAAGGTAATTCTGTACGGCGACCGGATGACCAACTCGATGCAGCGCTCGATCGACGAGACCGAACGGCGCCGCAAACTGCAGCAGGAGTACAACGCGGCGAACGGCATCACGCCCGAAACGATCAAGAAAGCAATTCATCGCGGGATTGAATCGGTCGCTGCGGCGCATGCCCAGGCGAACGCCGCCGTGGGGCGGACGGACGAGACGCAGTACATCACGGCGGAGTACTTGGCGGAACTCGAGGAGGAAATGCTCGCGGCGGCCGATGCGCTGGAGTTCGAACGGGCGGCGGCGATTCGCGATCGCATCGAGAAGATGCAGGGCTCGATTGGCGAGTCGGTCGACTCGGTGAAGATCAAGGAACCGAAAGGGAGAGGGCGCGGCGGCAAGGGGCGCGTGCCACGGCCGAAGAAGAACGCTTAG
- a CDS encoding ComEA family DNA-binding protein codes for MPSPAPPRNDLLIRPAERRTATVLAAGVLALLAAGWWRHSGQPGGVIDIDRAPPLTAQFQVNVNQADWPELIQLPGVGRTLAERLVAEREEHGQFRSLEELSRVDGIGPRTIDRIRPYLLPIADESEVASR; via the coding sequence ATGCCCTCCCCTGCCCCACCGCGGAACGACCTGCTCATTCGACCGGCGGAACGCCGTACGGCGACCGTGTTGGCGGCCGGTGTTTTGGCGTTGTTGGCGGCGGGCTGGTGGCGCCATTCGGGGCAACCTGGGGGAGTGATCGACATCGACCGGGCTCCGCCGCTAACGGCTCAGTTCCAAGTAAACGTCAACCAGGCCGATTGGCCCGAGCTGATTCAGCTGCCGGGCGTCGGCCGGACGCTCGCCGAGCGCCTCGTCGCGGAGCGCGAAGAGCATGGCCAATTTCGCAGCTTGGAAGAATTGAGCCGCGTCGACGGCATCGGTCCGCGGACCATCGATCGGATTCGACCCTACCTCCTGCCCATTGCAGATGAATCGGAGGTTGCCAGTCGCTAA
- the nadC gene encoding carboxylating nicotinate-nucleotide diphosphorylase has product MKRDFQQIEWDAATIEDCRQLVRLAVREDLERQQDWTTLATVAPERRGAADIVSRQAGYVAGIQATAVVVDEMGGRLTFEAFAADGDRIEGRTTLGRLSGSVRDLLTCERIVLNILGRMMGVATLASLYVEKVAGTNARIYDTRKTTPGWRRLEKFAVRCGGAHNHRLGLYDAVLIKDNHLAQFAAAGESQSATAARAVQQARKFLAELGDIEPLPSGGLIEIEVDSLEQLAAVLPEHPEIVLLDNMSLEQLRSGVALRNSVAPEVELEASGGVNLETVRGIAETGVDRISVGGITHAAKSLDVGLDWHA; this is encoded by the coding sequence ATGAAACGCGATTTTCAACAAATTGAATGGGACGCCGCCACCATCGAGGATTGCCGGCAACTGGTGCGGCTGGCGGTTCGCGAAGATCTCGAACGCCAACAAGACTGGACGACGCTCGCGACTGTCGCCCCCGAACGCCGCGGCGCCGCCGATATTGTTTCCCGCCAAGCCGGCTACGTCGCCGGCATCCAAGCGACAGCCGTTGTCGTCGACGAGATGGGGGGCCGCCTGACGTTCGAAGCGTTCGCCGCCGATGGCGACCGCATCGAGGGCCGCACCACGCTCGGCCGCCTATCGGGCAGCGTCCGCGACCTGCTCACCTGCGAGCGGATCGTCCTCAACATCCTCGGCCGCATGATGGGCGTCGCCACGCTGGCGAGCCTGTATGTTGAGAAGGTCGCCGGCACCAACGCCCGCATCTACGACACCCGCAAAACAACGCCCGGCTGGCGGCGGCTCGAAAAATTCGCCGTCCGCTGCGGCGGAGCCCACAACCACCGACTCGGGCTCTACGACGCCGTGCTCATCAAGGACAACCACCTCGCCCAATTCGCCGCGGCAGGCGAATCGCAATCGGCGACGGCGGCGCGAGCGGTGCAGCAAGCACGCAAATTCCTCGCCGAGTTGGGCGACATCGAACCTCTCCCTTCCGGTGGCCTCATCGAGATCGAAGTCGATTCCCTCGAGCAACTCGCCGCAGTGCTGCCCGAGCACCCGGAAATCGTCCTGCTCGACAACATGAGTTTGGAGCAACTGCGATCCGGAGTGGCGCTACGAAACTCGGTAGCTCCCGAGGTCGAACTCGAGGCATCTGGAGGCGTGAACCTGGAGACAGTCCGCGGCATCGCCGAGACAGGCGTCGACCGCATCAGCGTCGGCGGCATCACCCACGCCGCCAAATCGCTCGACGTCGGCTTAGACTGGCACGCATAG
- a CDS encoding PEP-CTERM sorting domain-containing protein → MSRVSIFESVRSFALLLAAAAVISVGLGAGEARAVVPTPTGFTLNVSPYARVLDYLGTPQFMDVLWEESCDNPHLRVRARNKPAIMLSNNADSAAPITSFTLSMDSSQPYFFGTGDAGTDNFTAYIKDTIYTDAGVSITGSSISPDGKTLTVNFDGLTAGKKAIFNVDFDAEDPGMFPFPDYRMALLGAPYPGENPTTPATYGATFTNAASPVPNAQTLSASFTQMIETPTYHDLVIRPYGVMDKVEIIPGGGGEVPEPSSLVLALGGLGLLAVRRIRATA, encoded by the coding sequence ATGTCGCGAGTCAGCATCTTTGAATCTGTACGTTCGTTCGCGTTGCTCTTGGCGGCCGCAGCCGTCATCAGCGTTGGCCTCGGCGCCGGCGAAGCGCGGGCCGTCGTCCCGACCCCGACCGGCTTCACGCTTAACGTCTCTCCCTATGCTCGCGTGCTCGATTACCTCGGCACGCCGCAGTTCATGGACGTGCTGTGGGAAGAGTCGTGCGACAATCCCCACCTCCGCGTTCGCGCTCGCAACAAGCCGGCGATCATGCTGTCGAACAACGCCGACTCGGCGGCCCCCATCACCAGCTTCACGCTGAGCATGGATTCGTCGCAGCCTTACTTCTTCGGCACCGGCGACGCAGGCACGGACAACTTCACCGCCTACATCAAAGACACGATCTACACCGACGCGGGCGTCTCGATCACCGGCAGTTCGATCTCGCCCGACGGCAAGACGCTGACGGTGAACTTCGACGGCCTCACCGCCGGTAAGAAGGCGATTTTCAACGTCGACTTCGACGCTGAAGACCCGGGCATGTTCCCGTTCCCCGACTACCGGATGGCCCTGCTCGGCGCCCCGTACCCGGGTGAGAACCCGACGACGCCCGCCACCTACGGCGCCACCTTCACGAACGCCGCCAGCCCGGTGCCGAACGCTCAAACCCTGTCGGCCAGCTTCACACAGATGATCGAAACGCCCACCTATCACGACCTCGTGATCCGTCCCTACGGCGTCATGGACAAGGTCGAGATCATCCCCGGCGGCGGCGGTGAAGTTCCGGAACCGAGCAGTCTCGTGCTGGCACTCGGCGGCCTCGGCTTGCTGGCCGTCCGCCGTATCCGCGCGACTGCTTAA